The sequence CGCCGAGGGGCTGGACTGGCTGCCCCGGGCGGAGGTGCTGAGCGACGACGAGGTGGTCCGCCTGGTGCGGATCGCCGTCCGCCGGCTCGGCATCACGGCGGTGCGCCTCACCGGCGGCGAGCCGCTGCTGCGGCGCGGACTGCCCGCCCTGGTCGGGCGGATCGCCGCGCTCGGGGCGGAGGTGTCGCTGACCACCAACGGCATCGGTCTGGCCAGGACCGCCGAGGCGCTGCGCGCGGCCGGGCTGCACCGGGTCAACGTCAGCCTGGACACCCTGCGCCCCGAGCGGTACGCCGCGCTCACCCGCCGCGACCGGCTGGCCGACGTCCTGGCCGGGCTGGCCGCCGCCCACGCGGCCGGGCTGGCGCCGGTGAAGGTGAACGCGGTACCGGTACGCGGGGTCAACGACGACGAACTGGCCGAACTGCTCGGCTTCGCCGTCCGGCACGGCTACCGGATGCGCTTCATCGAGTCGATGCCGCTGGACGCGCAGGGCGCCTGGGACCGCGAGCGGATGGTCACCGCGGACGAGATCCTGGCCCGCCTCGGCGAGCGCTTCGAGCTGCACCCGGTCGGCCGGTCCGGCAACGCCCCGGCCGAGGAGTGGCGGATCGCCGGGACGGACGCGGTGGTCGGGGTGATCGCCTCCGTCACCCGCCCGTTCTGCGGCGGGTGCGACCGGGTGCGGCTCACCGCCGACGGGCAGTTGCGCAACTGCCTGTTCGCCACCGAGGAGTCGGACCTTCGCGCGCTGCTGCGCGAGGGCGCCGACGACGACCGGGTGGAGGCCGCCTGGCGGGCCACCATCGCCCGCAAGGGGCCCGGCCACGCCATCGGTGGCGCGGACTTCGTCCGGCCCGCCCGGCCGATGTCGGCCATCGGCGGCTGACCGGACGTCGGGGGAGGCTCCGGGGGCAGGCGTCAGGGACGGGCGCCGGAGCGCGGACCGGCGGACGGACGGACCGGCCTGGCGAAGTGCGCCCGGTAGGCGCGCGGGGTCATGCCGATCCGCTGGAGCAGGTGGCGGCGCAGCGAGTCGGGCGTGACGAAGCCGGTCCGGGCCGCCACCAGGTCCATCGCCAGATCGGTGGACTCCAGCAACTCCCGTGCTTGTTCCAGGCGTTGGGTGAGCAGCCACTGCAGCGGCGTGGTGCCCGCCTCGGCCTGGAAGCGCCGGTTGAGGGTGCGCACGCTCACCCCCGCGTGGGCGGCCAGCTCGGCCAGGGTGAGCGGTTCGGCCAGCCGGGCCAGCGCCCAGGCGCGGGTGGCGGCGAGCGAACTGCCGTCCGCGGCGGTCACCGGCGTCGGCAGGACCTGGCCCTGGCCGCCCTCGCGGACCGCCGAGACCGCCGCCAGCCGGGCCACCGCGTTGGCCACCGCCGCGCCGTGGTCGGTCCGCACCATGTGCAGACACAGGTCGATGCCGGCGGTCAGCCCGGCCGAGGTGAGCACCGGGCCGTCGTCGACGAACAGCGCCTCGGGGAGCACCCGGACCTCGGGGAAGCGGTGCGCCAGCGCGCCCGCCTGCACCCAGTAGGTGGTGGCGCTGTGCCCGTTCAGCACCCCGGCCTGGGCCAGTACGAAGGCGCCGGTGCAGATCGAGGCCATCCGCGCGCCCCGGTCCGCCGCCGCGCGCAGCGCCGCGAGGATCCGTTCGTCGGCGTCCGCGCGGGAGGCCGACCCGGTGACGAGCACGGTGTCGGCCCCGGCGAGCACGTCCAGGCCGTGCGGGACGATCACCTGGAGGCTGCTGGTGCTCGCCACCGGGCCCGGCTCGACCGTGCAGATCCGCACCTGGTAGGCCGGGCGGCCGTCCACCTCGGCGGAGCCGAAGACGATGTCGGGGATGGCGAGGTCGAAGGCGGTCACCGGCGGTACGGCGACGACCGCTATCCGGTGGACGGCGGGCACCCCGTCGGACCAGGGCACGGCTGAGGACATGGCCAGAACCTCCGGAACCTTGGCAGCCGGGGCCCTGCCGCGCGGCAGGGCCCCGACCGAGAGTTGATCACGGCGCCGGCACTCCGGCGCCACCCGCCCCAACGGCAGCCCAGGAGCCTCCCATGTCCTTCCACGTCGTCACCGGCGCCGGCCCGACCGGCACCGCGACCGCCCTGCTGCTCGCCGGCTCCGGCGAACGGGTCCGGCTGGTCACCCGTCGCGGCACCGGCCCCGAGCACCCGGGCATCGAGCGGATCGCCGCCGACGCCACCGACGCCGACGTCCTGACCGCGCTGGCCGACGGCGCGCTCTCGCTGGTCAACTGCGCCGCCCCGCCCTACCACCGCTGGCTCACGGAGTTCCCGCCGCTCGCCGCCGGGCTGCTGACCGCCGCCGAACGGACCGGCGCGGGCTACGTCATGCTCGGCAACGTGTACGGCTACGGGCCGGTCGACGGCCCGCTCACCGAGGACCTGCCCGCCGCACCGGCCAGCCGCAAGGGCGCGCTGCGGGCGGCCCTGTGGGCGGACGCGCTCGCCGCGCACCGGGCGGGCCGGGTGCGCGTCACCGAGGTCAGGGCCAGTGACTTCCTCGGCCGGGGAGCCACCTCGCTGTTCGGCTTCACGGTGGTACCGGCCGTGCTGGCGGGCGAGCCGGTCGGCTACCCGGCCGACCTGGACGCGCCGCACAGCTGGAGCCACCTCGGCGATGTGGCCGTCACCCTGGTCGCCGCCGCCCGCAGCGCTGCCTCCTGGGGCCGGGCCTGGCACGTGCCCAGCACCACCGAGGCGTCCGCCCGGGAGGTGGCCCGGCGGCTGGCGGCGGCCGCCGGGGCGCCGGAGCCCGTGCTCACCGCCGTGGCGCCGGCCGCACTGGCCGGGTCGGGGGACGAAGTCCTCGCCGAGGTGGCGGAGATGGCCTA comes from Streptomyces sp. TLI_053 and encodes:
- the moaA gene encoding GTP 3',8-cyclase MoaA, whose protein sequence is MSSASRNSASRNSTSGTTVQGTTGPGATVQGTTASGTTAPGTVAVGPDRVVTGRPGAAHPLVDRYGRVHTDLRVSLTDRCNLRCTYCMPAEGLDWLPRAEVLSDDEVVRLVRIAVRRLGITAVRLTGGEPLLRRGLPALVGRIAALGAEVSLTTNGIGLARTAEALRAAGLHRVNVSLDTLRPERYAALTRRDRLADVLAGLAAAHAAGLAPVKVNAVPVRGVNDDELAELLGFAVRHGYRMRFIESMPLDAQGAWDRERMVTADEILARLGERFELHPVGRSGNAPAEEWRIAGTDAVVGVIASVTRPFCGGCDRVRLTADGQLRNCLFATEESDLRALLREGADDDRVEAAWRATIARKGPGHAIGGADFVRPARPMSAIGG
- a CDS encoding helix-turn-helix domain-containing protein, which gives rise to MSSAVPWSDGVPAVHRIAVVAVPPVTAFDLAIPDIVFGSAEVDGRPAYQVRICTVEPGPVASTSSLQVIVPHGLDVLAGADTVLVTGSASRADADERILAALRAAADRGARMASICTGAFVLAQAGVLNGHSATTYWVQAGALAHRFPEVRVLPEALFVDDGPVLTSAGLTAGIDLCLHMVRTDHGAAVANAVARLAAVSAVREGGQGQVLPTPVTAADGSSLAATRAWALARLAEPLTLAELAAHAGVSVRTLNRRFQAEAGTTPLQWLLTQRLEQARELLESTDLAMDLVAARTGFVTPDSLRRHLLQRIGMTPRAYRAHFARPVRPSAGPRSGARP
- a CDS encoding NAD-dependent epimerase/dehydratase family protein, with amino-acid sequence MSFHVVTGAGPTGTATALLLAGSGERVRLVTRRGTGPEHPGIERIAADATDADVLTALADGALSLVNCAAPPYHRWLTEFPPLAAGLLTAAERTGAGYVMLGNVYGYGPVDGPLTEDLPAAPASRKGALRAALWADALAAHRAGRVRVTEVRASDFLGRGATSLFGFTVVPAVLAGEPVGYPADLDAPHSWSHLGDVAVTLVAAARSAASWGRAWHVPSTTEASAREVARRLAAAAGAPEPVLTAVAPAALAGSGDEVLAEVAEMAYLYDRPLRLDSTRTEEVLGVTATPFEEVLEEIVGGARP